Proteins encoded within one genomic window of Bremerella alba:
- the panD gene encoding aspartate 1-decarboxylase encodes MLRTFLRSKIHRATVTQADLDYVGSITIDSDLLEAAQILPHEQVDVLNITNGQRLTTYAIPGEAGSGVIGINGAAAHLVTPGDLVIIVCYAQFTAEEIEGHQPRVILVDEANRMTDCIVESDAMNSSAQPQ; translated from the coding sequence ATGCTACGTACCTTTCTTCGATCCAAAATTCACCGCGCAACCGTGACCCAGGCCGACCTGGATTATGTGGGAAGCATCACCATTGATTCCGACTTGCTGGAAGCGGCTCAGATCTTACCGCACGAACAGGTCGACGTGCTCAATATTACCAACGGTCAGCGACTAACTACCTACGCGATCCCTGGCGAGGCAGGTTCCGGCGTCATTGGAATTAACGGCGCAGCCGCCCACTTGGTAACCCCAGGCGATCTGGTCATCATTGTCTGTTATGCCCAGTTCACCGCCGAAGAAATCGAGGGGCACCAACCACGGGTCATTCTGGTTGATGAAGCGAATCGAATGACCGACTGCATCGTTGAATCAGACGCGATGAATTCTTCTGCTCAACCGCAATAA
- a CDS encoding nuclear transport factor 2 family protein, whose product MYATASVEADVMSVLRQFADAYAIRDKGRLLGLFCSDRDAVVLGSGCDERNVGSTAIWGQVRRDWEQTDTLRMRFGWRSVSTMGQVAWLATDCYLYVQAGYRKAEVPLRITAVMIQNHLGWQIAQLHYSSPISVESEADTCVE is encoded by the coding sequence GTGTATGCAACTGCTTCTGTTGAAGCGGATGTAATGAGCGTGCTGCGCCAGTTCGCAGATGCTTATGCAATCCGCGATAAGGGGAGACTTTTAGGACTGTTTTGTTCTGATCGAGATGCTGTGGTTCTGGGAAGTGGATGCGACGAACGAAACGTCGGTTCCACCGCCATTTGGGGCCAAGTTCGCCGTGACTGGGAACAAACAGACACTCTTCGGATGCGATTTGGATGGAGAAGTGTTTCGACGATGGGTCAGGTCGCCTGGCTCGCCACCGATTGCTATCTCTACGTCCAAGCTGGATACCGGAAAGCCGAAGTGCCCTTACGAATTACAGCCGTCATGATTCAAAATCATCTCGGTTGGCAAATTGCTCAGCTTCACTATTCTTCGCCCATTAGCGTAGAATCAGAAGCTGATACCTGCGTGGAATAG
- a CDS encoding protein-L-isoaspartate(D-aspartate) O-methyltransferase: MALDQQRDEMISVLKDRGITDHAVLQAMHDVPREDFVLPSFRDDAYADSALPLTHKQTISQPLIVALMTQIMELQPSDRVLEIGTGSGYAAAVLGQLAKEVITVERIGDLAITAAETIRKLGKRNVHMRFGDGLKGWPDDGPYDAIAVAAGGDRVPNALFDQLAIGGRLVIPLGPRQDSQKLIRIRKIGEDRYVEDDFGGVRFVPLLPETD, encoded by the coding sequence ATGGCACTTGATCAGCAACGTGACGAAATGATAAGTGTCCTCAAAGATCGAGGCATCACCGATCATGCCGTGCTGCAAGCGATGCACGACGTGCCGCGTGAAGACTTTGTCTTGCCTTCGTTTCGAGACGACGCCTATGCCGACTCGGCATTACCTCTGACGCATAAGCAGACGATCTCTCAGCCTCTGATTGTTGCCCTGATGACTCAGATAATGGAGCTTCAGCCAAGTGATCGCGTGTTAGAGATAGGCACCGGTAGCGGTTACGCGGCTGCGGTCTTAGGGCAGCTGGCCAAAGAAGTAATTACCGTCGAACGAATTGGCGACTTAGCAATTACGGCGGCTGAAACAATCCGAAAGCTGGGGAAACGCAATGTTCACATGCGTTTTGGAGACGGCCTGAAAGGATGGCCAGACGACGGACCGTACGACGCAATTGCCGTTGCCGCCGGAGGAGATCGGGTGCCCAACGCTCTATTCGACCAGTTAGCGATCGGAGGACGACTGGTCATTCCTCTGGGGCCTCGGCAGGATTCGCAGAAGTTGATTCGAATTCGTAAAATTGGCGAAGATCGTTACGTAGAAGATGATTTCGGCGGAGTTCGCTTTGTTCCATTGCTGCCAGAAACCGATTAA
- a CDS encoding transketolase, producing MSTQSLDSLQQLSVNIRKWILNCTHRAGSGHPTSSLSAVELMVALMFDGNFRYELLDPKHCNNDRLIFSKGHASPLFYSLWCAAGVLDEDDLMTYRKFDGILEGHPTSRFPYTEAATGSLGQGLSVGVGMAMNAKYLDELPYRTFVLIGDSEMAEGSQWEAIEIASHYKLNNLVGILDVNRLGQRGPTMLGYDLKTYEKRLEAFGWNTIVVPEGHNLRQISDAYREAATYEDAPTMIIAKTIKGKGVPFLENEKGWHGKALDDEQLQEAISQLPRVNDDLRGEVRKPQAASFPILDNGASGEFNYQPGEKEATRTAYGNAITRLGDKHSQMVVLDGEVSNSTRAEYFRNKYPERYFEMFIAEQNMVGTALGMALRGKIPFVSTFAAFFTRAFDQIRMARYSDPNIKFVGSHAGVEIGEDGPSQMGLEDLAMFRSIMGCTVLYPSDAVSTERLVEEMALMNGMAYLRTTRGKLPTLYNSDDTFCIGGSHVLRQSDRDTITLIGAGITLHECLKAHEALKEKGIVSRVVDLYSINPLDMVTLRKAALDTHRLVVVEDHFAAGGIGEAVAAALADQMTPIQSLCVRIRPRSGETEELLDLEGISAKKIEEAVLRTELAASPS from the coding sequence ATGTCGACCCAATCACTCGATTCGTTGCAGCAACTTTCAGTCAACATTCGCAAGTGGATTCTTAACTGTACCCACAGGGCAGGATCTGGGCACCCAACGTCTTCGCTTTCCGCAGTGGAGTTGATGGTCGCGCTGATGTTTGACGGGAATTTCCGATATGAACTGCTTGATCCGAAGCACTGTAACAATGACCGGCTGATTTTCTCGAAAGGACACGCCTCCCCTCTCTTCTACTCGCTATGGTGCGCAGCAGGCGTACTCGACGAAGATGACTTGATGACCTATCGGAAATTTGATGGCATCTTGGAAGGCCATCCTACTTCCAGGTTCCCTTACACCGAGGCCGCAACAGGCTCGCTGGGCCAAGGTTTATCGGTAGGTGTTGGGATGGCGATGAACGCCAAATATCTTGATGAGCTACCTTACCGAACGTTTGTGCTCATTGGCGATAGCGAAATGGCGGAAGGCTCTCAGTGGGAAGCGATAGAAATTGCTAGTCACTATAAGCTGAACAATTTGGTTGGCATACTTGATGTCAATCGACTTGGGCAGCGGGGGCCCACGATGCTCGGTTACGACCTGAAAACGTATGAGAAGCGACTCGAGGCTTTTGGTTGGAACACGATCGTAGTCCCCGAAGGTCACAACCTTCGGCAAATAAGTGATGCCTATAGGGAAGCCGCCACTTATGAAGACGCTCCGACGATGATCATTGCGAAGACGATTAAAGGCAAAGGCGTCCCTTTCCTTGAAAACGAAAAAGGATGGCACGGTAAAGCACTCGATGATGAACAACTACAGGAGGCCATAAGCCAATTGCCACGAGTCAACGATGACTTGCGCGGAGAGGTACGCAAGCCCCAAGCGGCCTCGTTTCCCATTTTAGATAACGGTGCGAGCGGCGAATTTAATTACCAACCCGGAGAGAAAGAGGCGACAAGAACCGCATATGGAAACGCTATAACACGCTTAGGTGACAAGCACTCCCAAATGGTTGTTTTGGATGGTGAGGTATCCAACTCAACGCGTGCTGAATATTTTCGGAACAAATATCCTGAACGCTATTTCGAGATGTTCATTGCCGAGCAGAACATGGTAGGGACCGCGCTGGGAATGGCATTGAGAGGAAAAATTCCATTCGTCTCGACGTTCGCCGCTTTTTTTACCCGTGCATTCGACCAGATCCGAATGGCACGCTATTCCGATCCCAATATTAAGTTTGTCGGATCGCATGCCGGCGTCGAGATCGGAGAAGATGGTCCCTCGCAAATGGGATTGGAAGATTTGGCTATGTTCCGATCGATCATGGGCTGTACCGTACTCTATCCTAGCGATGCTGTTTCTACGGAGCGTTTAGTCGAGGAAATGGCATTAATGAATGGTATGGCCTACCTGCGGACGACACGCGGTAAACTGCCAACTCTCTACAATTCCGACGATACGTTCTGTATTGGCGGAAGCCACGTGCTACGTCAATCGGACCGCGACACGATCACGCTGATCGGCGCAGGAATTACGCTGCACGAATGTCTCAAAGCGCACGAAGCTCTGAAAGAAAAGGGAATCGTATCGCGAGTCGTCGATCTCTACTCGATTAATCCGCTGGATATGGTGACTTTACGGAAAGCAGCCTTGGATACACATCGCTTGGTTGTTGTCGAAGATCATTTCGCCGCAGGGGGAATCGGTGAAGCTGTTGCTGCCGCTTTGGCAGATCAGATGACGCCGATTCAGTCACTTTGTGTAAGAATCAGACCGAGAAGTGGTGAGACGGAAGAGCTACTCGATCTGGAGGGAATCTCAGCAAAGAAGATCGAGGAAGCGGTCTTGCGGACCGAATTGGCCGCTTCCCCGTCGTAA